The Euwallacea similis isolate ESF13 chromosome 7, ESF131.1, whole genome shotgun sequence genome has a window encoding:
- the LOC136410151 gene encoding polycomb group protein Pc-like isoform X1, whose translation MESLGDRVYAAERIIKKRVRKGFVEYYVKWKGWSQRHNTWEPEENILDRRLIEQFEQSQKNEGGSRRGAKKKKVPLSSKEVETEDEGEESQDESPILESVREKDKSRIRKSEEKEVVAKVSKEKELEEICEGKEFVKKSNHLSLSQHVEVTPSKEFSPDSVMVDKSLPSSKSSSEDDDLPLMPRLELGAKRKAEVLSKESGKIGVTITTSSTSNDGLPPSKAAKLSTKHQTAVQSTKSLAKSPKSEDPANVPVTSAIPSAASPTILTATAPISNQDKTQLLDNKLAITDAALPHCSTKEAASPAETEKRPEKAEVKAENKETGESQKSLNDESVNAEYMSLSSDYWLARNPVANQVFITDVSVNSKSVTIRECKTEKGFFKDREGKSEEPSGIV comes from the exons ATGGAAAGCTTAGGTGATAGAGTGTATGCAGCGGaaagaattattaagaaaCGGGTCCGAAAG GGCTTTGTGGAGTACTATGTGAAGTGGAAAGGCTGGAGTCAAAGGCACAACACCTGGGAACCAGAAGAGAATATTTTAGACCGTAGACTTATAGAACAATTTGAACAGTCTCAGAAAAATGAAGGAGGTTCTCGAAGAGGggcaaagaagaaaaaagtacCTCTTTCTTCTAAGGAAGTTGAAACTGAGGATGAGG GTGAAGAAAGTCAAGATGAAAGTCCTATCCTAGAATCAGTTCGTGAAAAAGACAAATCAAGGATTAGAAAAAGTGAAGAGAAAGAGGTGGTGGCAAAAGTTTCAAAGGAAAAGGAATTGGAAGAGATTTGTGAAGGTAAAGAATTCGTTAAGAAATCAAATCATCTATCTTTGAGTCAACATGTAGAGGTGACACCCTCTAAGGAATTTAGCCCTGATTCTGTAATGGTTGACAAGAGCCTTCCTTCATCAAAGTCAAGCTCAGAGGATGATGATTTACCACTTATGCCCCGCTTAGAGTTGGGAGCTAAAAGGAAGGCTGAAGTTTTGTCAAAGGAAAGTGGAAAGATTGGTGTCACTATAACCACAAGTAGTACTTCTAATGATGGGCTGCCTCCATCAAAG GCAGCAAAATTATCTACTAAGCACCAAACTGCTGTGCAGTCTACAAAATCTCTGGCAAAATCACCTAAAAGTGAGGATCCGGCAAATGTTCCAGTAACATCTGCTATACCATCAGCAGCTAGTCCGACCATTCTAACTGCAACAGCTCCTATTTCCAATCAG GACAAAACCCAGTTGCTGGACAACAAACTAGCAATTACTGATGCAGCGTTGCCACATTGTTCTACCAAAGAAGCGGCGTCGCCTGCAGAAACAGAAAAGAGACCTGAAAAAGCTGAG GTTAAAgctgaaaataaagaaacaggAGAGTCTCAGAAATCCCTTAATGATGAGAGTGTTAATGCAGAATACATGAGCTTAAGCTCTGATTATTGGTTGGCAAGGAATCCAGTGGCCAATCAGGTATTCATAACAGACGTTAGTGTGAATTCCAAGAGCGTGACAATTAGAGAATGTAAGACAGAAAAGGGTTTTTTCAAAGATAGAGAGGGTAAAAGTGAAGAACCATCAGGGATTGTGTGA
- the LOC136410151 gene encoding polycomb group protein Pc-like isoform X2: MESLGDRVYAAERIIKKRVRKGFVEYYVKWKGWSQRHNTWEPEENILDRRLIEQFEQSQKNEGGSRRGAKKKKVPLSSKEVETEDEGEESQDESPILESVREKDKSRIRKSEEKEVVAKVSKEKELEEICEEVTPSKEFSPDSVMVDKSLPSSKSSSEDDDLPLMPRLELGAKRKAEVLSKESGKIGVTITTSSTSNDGLPPSKAAKLSTKHQTAVQSTKSLAKSPKSEDPANVPVTSAIPSAASPTILTATAPISNQDKTQLLDNKLAITDAALPHCSTKEAASPAETEKRPEKAEVKAENKETGESQKSLNDESVNAEYMSLSSDYWLARNPVANQVFITDVSVNSKSVTIRECKTEKGFFKDREGKSEEPSGIV; this comes from the exons ATGGAAAGCTTAGGTGATAGAGTGTATGCAGCGGaaagaattattaagaaaCGGGTCCGAAAG GGCTTTGTGGAGTACTATGTGAAGTGGAAAGGCTGGAGTCAAAGGCACAACACCTGGGAACCAGAAGAGAATATTTTAGACCGTAGACTTATAGAACAATTTGAACAGTCTCAGAAAAATGAAGGAGGTTCTCGAAGAGGggcaaagaagaaaaaagtacCTCTTTCTTCTAAGGAAGTTGAAACTGAGGATGAGG GTGAAGAAAGTCAAGATGAAAGTCCTATCCTAGAATCAGTTCGTGAAAAAGACAAATCAAGGATTAGAAAAAGTGAAGAGAAAGAGGTGGTGGCAAAAGTTTCAAAGGAAAAGGAATTGGAAGAGATTTGTGAAG AGGTGACACCCTCTAAGGAATTTAGCCCTGATTCTGTAATGGTTGACAAGAGCCTTCCTTCATCAAAGTCAAGCTCAGAGGATGATGATTTACCACTTATGCCCCGCTTAGAGTTGGGAGCTAAAAGGAAGGCTGAAGTTTTGTCAAAGGAAAGTGGAAAGATTGGTGTCACTATAACCACAAGTAGTACTTCTAATGATGGGCTGCCTCCATCAAAG GCAGCAAAATTATCTACTAAGCACCAAACTGCTGTGCAGTCTACAAAATCTCTGGCAAAATCACCTAAAAGTGAGGATCCGGCAAATGTTCCAGTAACATCTGCTATACCATCAGCAGCTAGTCCGACCATTCTAACTGCAACAGCTCCTATTTCCAATCAG GACAAAACCCAGTTGCTGGACAACAAACTAGCAATTACTGATGCAGCGTTGCCACATTGTTCTACCAAAGAAGCGGCGTCGCCTGCAGAAACAGAAAAGAGACCTGAAAAAGCTGAG GTTAAAgctgaaaataaagaaacaggAGAGTCTCAGAAATCCCTTAATGATGAGAGTGTTAATGCAGAATACATGAGCTTAAGCTCTGATTATTGGTTGGCAAGGAATCCAGTGGCCAATCAGGTATTCATAACAGACGTTAGTGTGAATTCCAAGAGCGTGACAATTAGAGAATGTAAGACAGAAAAGGGTTTTTTCAAAGATAGAGAGGGTAAAAGTGAAGAACCATCAGGGATTGTGTGA